The Triticum aestivum cultivar Chinese Spring chromosome 5A, IWGSC CS RefSeq v2.1, whole genome shotgun sequence genomic sequence TAGCAAAACAATATGTTCTTTGTGGAAGTGATCACATCTAAATGTGCCATTCTTTGCGCCAGCATCTTGAAGCAACCTATGTATCATAATTCTTGGGTTCTGCAAAAAATACATTGGAAGAACACAAAATAAATCATTCTCTTAGTGCAAGTCAGTGGAGCTATATGCATGAACCGACCAACAAACAATTGCTTACCAATCCGTAATGAACCCCTGCAGGTGTCGTGATCCACGAGAGATCAAGTGGCGTTTGTCCCTTGTTGTTTCTCAGATTCAGCTTAACTTCATGGTTCTTCATTAGAGGACTGAAGATCCACATGTTCCCCATCTGGATCGCAAGATGCAGCGCGGTGTTGCCGTCCTTGTCCTGCATGTTCATCACCGACGATGCAAATTTCTTGCTCTGCAGGTTGGAGGCGTATGTCACCACAGACTGGCTCTCCTCAAGGACGGCCACATGGAGGAAGGTCCTGCCATTGGCGTCACGTAGCTCGGCGCAGTCCCGGCGGCCGTCGAGCAAGACAGAGACTGCCTTGACTTTGTTCGCGTACGCCGCCACGTGTATGGGAAACGATCTGTCGATGTCTGGCTGATACGCCGCGGATTGGTCAGCATCCAAGAGCAAGCTGATCACCTCATGCTCCCCCCATGATGCCGCAAAGTGGAGAGGTGTGCTTCTACTGGATCTGTCTGCTTGTCTGATGAGATCCTTGTTCCATTCCAGTAGCATTTTTATTGTCTCTGCAATTGCTAGCTCTTAATGGAATTGCAATGCTAAGAGTAGGCAATATGTTTACACATTGGTTGACATTGTGTTGTCCTAGGGTGCATGTACCTATATCAGCTTGATATAAAGTTATCGGTCCACTACTATTGAAAAAAGGTTTGAATTGTAGTCGTTAGGCTATGTGTTGCCCATACTGAGATATATTACATCTCACCTAAAGTATTTTCATGGCGTTGGTTTCTAGATCAGCCCATTCTACCGTGTTCGCTTTGCTCGATCGTTGTTGGTTTTTCCTTCAGTTTTGACTGGTTTTTCTTcaatttcttttgtttttctttgtttcgtCTTCAGTTTTCTTAGATTCTTctgtttttcttcctttcttcaccggattttctttgttttttttgtttgtcaACGTTTTTTCACTGGTTTTCTTTGATTTCTctagttttttatttttatttttctttgtttctctttctcGACACATGCCTACTTATTTCAATACACAATGTACATTTTCAGTGTATACGTCAATCATTTTTTTTATACacagtgaacatttttcaaatacacaatgcacatatttcttaaatacatggtttgaacatttttcaaatacagcttgaacattttttaattgcaATAATTTTCTAAAActacacaaacatttttttttgcATTGGTATGaagatactcccttcgtcccataatacaAGATCGTTTTGCAAACTACTTTGCAAAATGATCTTATcttatgagatggagggagtttttcaTAAAAAGTCAGGAACATTTTAAACAAGTACATGAACATATATTTAAAATATTACATcattttttgaatggtatgaaactTATTTTTATACTACGTAAAAATTGTTTGTATTTTgtacaaatatatttttaaatgttAGGAACATATTTTTTGAAACACGTGATTTTTAAATAGAAATTCACCTGCATTTTTTGGATGGTATGAAATATTTTGTTGAATTATACATGAATTTATTCAATTTTATAACCTTTTTATATGTCACAAATATTTTTCTGTAGTTTGTGAACACTTTTTGAAcgtcacaaacattttttttaaattctaCCAACATTTTCAAAAAGTTGCACGAATATTTTGTAACACTGCATATTTTTGTTCAAAACTTAAGTAATTGTTTCTGAAATATTTTTATTAGAATATTTTGAAAATATAAACAAACGTAAAATAAAAAACGAGAGAAATAAATCAAGTGAAGAAAAAGAACAAACCTACTACTGGGCCGGTGCACTAGGGGCGTTCCTCAGGTGACGCAGCAGTACCTCTCGCAGTAGGCGAGGTATAGCCACGCCCATTGTCAAGGCTGAAATGGCTAACTATAGCATAAATCGTAATGAGGGGCTTATCGCTAGTGTGATATGTTGATATGTTTGGCTTTTGCCGAAACTatgttggcacacaaacaactttTCTTATATTTCAAAGCTATCTTAGCTATGTGCACCAATTGACTTCGCCTCATGGTCTTTGCTAATTGCTATAACGCGAAGAAGAGTGATAGTGTTCTAAAAAAAAGGAAGAGCAATAGTTGATAAGAAATAACAAAAAAATCAGGCTTTTGCCCAATCATGTGGTGATTTCCCAATAGTCTGTGACAATCGAAGTTTGGTTTAACCTTGGCTTGCAAACTTTCATTGTCGGTTTCATACACAAATTATGTAGCGGCAGTGTTTATTgtggggaaaactttgtttttgccactttaGTTTTTGCTCACTTTgattatgccactctagaatttggcATCTCACTTTTGCcgctcttagcttttgacaatacatcacaaatgccattccgtggcaaaaatgATAATTTTTCATTTCGCTTTTGCCACTccgaaaattttgcttttgccacggaatggtaaaagtgatatattgtcaaaagccAAGAGTGGCAAATGTGAAAtttcaaattctagagtggcataagtaaAGTGGGCAAAagttagagtggcaaaaacaaaattttccctttaTTGTGTGTGGTGGACTCTTCAATTATTTACATAATTTTGATATAAAATGGTGATACTTTAAATTTTTAAAAGTTGGACTTTTAGCATTAGGACTTGGAGATTCAAGAAATTATAAGATTTAGAGTTTTAGAATATGTAGTTGAAAATTTAAATTATTAGAATTAATGTTTACAATTTAAACTTCtcaaattttattttgaattttaagATTCAAGAAGTATACAAATTCAAACTATAAGATACAAACTCAAAATATAGATTTGGAAGAATTCAGTTTCTTGAAATGAAAGGTCAATGTTCAGATGGATAATGTTTGGATCTCTTAAATTTTCAAAACTGACCCTGAGTAGCATAGAAGAAAGAGTGGAAGTGAAGGATGTCACCGAGGGAATGTTAAAACCCATAACTTCACTCACTAAAACAGGCATAACAATGAACTTGCTTGCCGCGGAGACAACACAATGAATTTTCTTGCCGCGGAGACAACACAATgacagtctctctctctctctccctctctctctctctctctctcaaaacttGCACGTACTATTTTGATGCCATCTTCGATATCTATTTTTACGTTGTGTACATTTTTTTATGAAGAATTGTGTGCATTCTAATTATTCAGAGATCGAATGTATATTCATCATGCTATGTGTTCTCTTATGCTACATTACGAGTTAATAAAACATCATTTATATTAAAAAACCACAAAGAACGTGTTGTGATCCAGTGGCATTGAATAAAATTGTAAAAGATGGGGAGAATGCCCCCGGCAAAAAAAGAAAGATGGGGGAAAAGGCCTCACCTTTGCCCTTGAGAGCGGCTACATGCAAGGCATTTCGCCCGTCTGGTCCAGAGTATGACAACCCTTTGTCGTTCTGATAGAGCTGCCGTGCAATGTCGTCGTGTTCCAGCGAGACAGCCAAGTACAGCGGCGAGGCGCCATCGGCCGGCGGAACTCGAGCTAGATGGGGGTCCTCCGACATCAGCCGGCCGACCATGTCTCCGCTGCCCAAACGGACCGCCTCGTGTAGCACCGTCTCTCCCTGCTCGTTCTGCATCCTCAGCATCGCCTTCACcttctcgtcgtcgccgccgccaccgccattcTCGGCTCCTCTCGCGAGACCCACGAGATGAGCGACCATCCCGCCCCACCCTGCCCGGGCGGCGCAGTGCAGGGGCGTGTCGCCGTTGCCGTTCCGGGCGTCGAGCAGGTGACGGGCCCTGTCGTAGATCACCGTCGCGCTCTTCAGGAACTCATGAGCGTCTCCCCGAGACGCGACCACGTGGAGGACGGAGTCCCGCGCCACGGTGACCGCGTCGGCCGAGGTCACCGTGGATGCCGATTCGACATTAACGGCTTCCTCGATGTGGACGATCACATCATGACGTGCCGGTCGCACTGGCGCCGGCGGGGGCGCCGCTGCTGCGTCATCTTTTTGGCCAAGGAGACGCTCGAGCTGCCGCCAGTCGCCGCGGCGCGCGGCCATGAGCAGCTCCGGATGCGGCTCGAAGTCGACCCCCTCAGTTGGCTTGGTCCGTAGGCTGGGAGCTTGCTCTGTGTTCTCT encodes the following:
- the LOC123106965 gene encoding ankyrin repeat-containing protein At5g02620-like, whose protein sequence is MPRVHLPPRMAPENTEQAPSLRTKPTEGVDFEPHPELLMAARRGDWRQLERLLGQKDDAAAAPPPAPVRPARHDVIVHIEEAVNVESASTVTSADAVTVARDSVLHVVASRGDAHEFLKSATVIYDRARHLLDARNGNGDTPLHCAARAGWGGMVAHLVGLARGAENGGGGGDDEKVKAMLRMQNEQGETVLHEAVRLGSGDMVGRLMSEDPHLARVPPADGASPLYLAVSLEHDDIARQLYQNDKGLSYSGPDGRNALHVAALKGKETIKMLLEWNKDLIRQADRSSRSTPLHFAASWGEHEVISLLLDADQSAAYQPDIDRSFPIHVAAYANKVKAVSVLLDGRRDCAELRDANGRTFLHVAVLEESQSVVTYASNLQSKKFASSVMNMQDKDGNTALHLAIQMGNMWIFSPLMKNHEVKLNLRNNKGQTPLDLSWITTPAGVHYGLNPRIMIHRLLQDAGAKNGTFRCDHFHKEHIVLLDPKEEAQKITDSTQTIGIGSVLIATVAFTAAFALPGGYRADDHPNGGTPTLARHYAFDVFIIANTLAFICACLSITSLMYAGVTTVDIRTRMISFVISVTFMAGSARSLGAAFVFGLYVVLATVARTTAIASCAITALALVDAVWAFSMVANGELMLLKRLGVRAWWRLPWAILLTFLSQFWPYIVIAGVLIFYKVDRVH